A stretch of the Bradyrhizobium arachidis genome encodes the following:
- the secA gene encoding preprotein translocase subunit SecA yields the protein MIGALARKFFGSANDRRIKGYQSRVNAINALEPELAKLSDEALKARTDEFKQQLASGKTLDDILVPAFATVREAAKRTLGQRHFDVQLIGGMVLHEGDIAEMKTGEGKTLVATLAVYLNALAGKGVHVVTVNDYLARRDSGWMGQIYGFLGMTTGVIVHGLDDSERKTAYACDITYGTNNEYGFDYLRDNMKYRLEDMVQRPHYYAIVDEVDSILIDEARTPLIISGPLDDRSDFYNTIDTFMPKLTKVTDFEVDEKQRTVTLTEGGMERLETLLRDAGQLKGESLYDVENVSVVHHVNQALRAHTLFTRDKDYIVRDGEVVIIDEFTGRMMPGRRYSEGLHQALEAKEHVAVQPENQTLASITFQNYFRMYEKLAGMTGTAATEADELFDIYKLEVVEIPTNLPVARLDEDDEVYRTQKEKYSAILAEIERANSRLQPVLVGTASIEKSEVLAEFLKQNGYKQIDFGKESALEKLYAAARAGKPAKLFAVLNARFHEQEAYIVAEAGVPGAITIATNMAGRGTDIKLGGSLEMRLKQETAGIEDEAEKARKIEQIKADIEHFRDIVLKAEETVELEPAKGSKPAKTVKKPGGLYIIGSERHESRRIDNQLRGRSGRQGDPGRSKFFLSLEDDLMRIFGSDRLDSMLQRLGLQEGEAIIHPWINKALEKAQQKVEARNFDIRKNLLKFDNVQNDQRKVIFDQRVDLMKDESVAETISDMRHAFIDDLVAKHVPEHAYAEQWDVAGLKEELKRVLDLDLPVDEWAKEEGIADEELLTRIETKADEHMAAKVAQWGPDVMRYVEKTILLQTLDHLWREHLIMLDHLRQVIGLRGYGQRDPLQEYKTEAFNLFQEMSAHLREAVTAQLMRVEIVPPEQEAPVLPAMEAHKVNPDTGEDEMAFANVSLAPQANASDAALRDPKNPASWGKVGRNEDCPCGSGKKYKHCHGRYA from the coding sequence ATGATCGGCGCGCTCGCCCGCAAGTTTTTCGGCTCCGCTAATGACCGGCGGATCAAGGGGTACCAGTCCCGCGTCAACGCCATCAACGCGCTGGAACCCGAGCTTGCAAAACTTTCCGACGAAGCGCTGAAGGCCCGCACCGACGAGTTCAAGCAACAGCTCGCGTCCGGCAAGACGCTGGACGACATCCTGGTCCCGGCCTTTGCCACCGTCCGCGAGGCGGCCAAGCGCACCCTGGGCCAGCGCCATTTCGACGTCCAGCTCATCGGCGGCATGGTGCTGCACGAGGGCGACATCGCCGAGATGAAGACCGGCGAAGGCAAGACGCTGGTTGCGACCCTTGCGGTCTATCTCAACGCACTCGCCGGCAAGGGTGTCCACGTCGTCACCGTCAACGACTACCTCGCCCGCCGCGACTCCGGCTGGATGGGCCAGATCTACGGCTTCCTGGGCATGACCACGGGCGTGATCGTTCACGGGCTCGACGATTCCGAGCGCAAGACGGCCTATGCCTGCGACATCACCTACGGCACCAACAACGAATACGGCTTCGACTATCTGCGCGACAACATGAAGTACCGGCTCGAGGACATGGTCCAGCGGCCGCACTACTACGCGATCGTCGACGAAGTGGACTCGATCCTGATCGACGAGGCGCGCACGCCGCTGATCATCTCCGGCCCGCTCGACGACCGTTCGGACTTCTACAACACCATCGACACCTTCATGCCGAAGCTGACGAAGGTGACCGACTTCGAGGTCGACGAGAAGCAGCGCACGGTGACGCTGACCGAAGGCGGCATGGAGCGGCTGGAGACGCTGCTGCGCGACGCCGGCCAGCTCAAGGGCGAGTCGCTCTACGACGTCGAGAACGTCTCGGTCGTGCACCACGTCAACCAGGCGCTGCGCGCACACACGCTGTTCACCCGCGACAAGGACTACATCGTCCGCGACGGCGAGGTCGTGATCATCGACGAGTTCACCGGACGCATGATGCCCGGCCGGCGCTATTCGGAAGGCCTGCACCAGGCGCTGGAAGCCAAGGAGCACGTCGCGGTCCAGCCCGAGAACCAGACGCTCGCCTCGATCACCTTCCAGAACTACTTCCGCATGTACGAGAAGCTTGCGGGCATGACCGGTACGGCGGCGACCGAAGCCGACGAACTGTTCGACATCTACAAGCTCGAGGTCGTGGAGATCCCGACCAATCTGCCGGTGGCGCGCCTCGACGAGGACGACGAGGTCTACCGCACGCAGAAGGAAAAATACTCGGCCATCCTCGCCGAGATCGAGCGCGCCAATTCGCGGCTGCAGCCGGTGCTGGTCGGCACCGCCTCGATCGAGAAGTCGGAAGTGCTCGCCGAGTTCCTGAAGCAGAACGGCTACAAGCAGATCGATTTCGGCAAGGAGAGCGCGCTCGAGAAGCTTTACGCTGCCGCCCGCGCGGGCAAGCCGGCAAAGCTGTTCGCGGTCTTGAACGCGCGCTTCCACGAGCAGGAAGCCTATATCGTGGCTGAAGCCGGCGTTCCCGGCGCTATCACGATCGCCACCAACATGGCGGGACGCGGCACCGACATCAAGCTCGGCGGCTCGCTCGAGATGCGCCTCAAGCAGGAGACCGCCGGCATCGAGGACGAGGCCGAGAAGGCCAGGAAGATCGAGCAGATCAAGGCCGACATCGAGCATTTCCGCGACATCGTGCTGAAGGCCGAGGAGACCGTCGAGCTCGAGCCGGCGAAGGGTTCAAAACCCGCCAAGACCGTGAAGAAGCCGGGCGGCCTCTACATCATCGGCTCCGAGCGTCACGAATCCCGCCGCATCGACAACCAGCTCCGCGGCCGCTCCGGCCGTCAGGGCGACCCCGGACGCTCAAAGTTCTTCCTGTCGCTGGAAGACGATCTGATGCGCATCTTCGGCTCGGATCGGCTGGACAGCATGCTGCAGCGGCTCGGCCTGCAAGAGGGCGAGGCCATCATCCATCCCTGGATCAACAAGGCGCTGGAGAAGGCGCAGCAGAAGGTCGAGGCGCGCAACTTCGACATCCGCAAGAACCTGCTCAAGTTCGACAACGTCCAGAACGACCAGCGCAAGGTGATCTTCGACCAGCGCGTCGACCTGATGAAGGACGAGAGTGTCGCCGAAACCATCTCCGACATGCGTCACGCCTTCATCGACGACCTCGTCGCCAAGCACGTGCCCGAGCATGCCTATGCCGAGCAGTGGGACGTCGCGGGGCTGAAGGAAGAATTGAAGCGCGTGCTCGACCTCGATCTTCCCGTCGACGAGTGGGCCAAGGAAGAGGGCATCGCCGACGAGGAGCTGCTCACGCGCATCGAGACCAAAGCCGACGAGCACATGGCGGCGAAGGTCGCGCAATGGGGTCCCGACGTGATGCGCTACGTCGAGAAGACCATTTTGCTCCAGACGCTCGACCATCTCTGGCGCGAACATCTGATCATGCTCGACCATCTGCGTCAGGTCATCGGCCTGCGTGGCTACGGCCAGCGCGATCCGCTGCAGGAGTACAAGACCGAGGCGTTCAACCTCTTCCAGGAGATGAGCGCGCATCTGCGCGAGGCCGTCACCGCGCAGTTGATGCGGGTCGAGATCGTGCCGCCGGAGCAGGAAGCCCCCGTGCTGCCGGCGATGGAAGCGCACAAGGTCAATCCGGACACCGGTGAGGACGAGATGGCGTTCGCCAACGTCTCCCTCGCCCCGCAGGCCAACGCCTCGGATGCCGCCCTGCGTGACCCCAAAAATCCCGCATCCTGGGGCAAGGTCGGCCGCAACGAGGACTGCCCCTGCGGAAGCGGCAAGAAGTACAAGCATTGCCACGGGCGGTATGCTTAA
- a CDS encoding peptidylprolyl isomerase produces MTTSFPVTTGQRVRLASALAGCLALALTLGSPVRAADDPVLAKVNGAEIKKSDVTLAEEELGPSLAQMDPATKDENVLAFLIDMKIVAKAAEDKKIADGEEFKKRLAFARNRLLMDSLLAQEGKAATNDDAMKKVYEEASKQITGEQEVRARHILVETEDEAKAVKAELDKGADFAELAKKKSKDPGSADGGDLGFFTKEQMVPEFSAVAFTLEPGKISDPVKSQFGWHIIKVEEKRARKAPDFEQVKAQIENYVTRKAQADYVAKLRTEAKVERLDKPAADAAKPDAAKPPADNKMAPPAKK; encoded by the coding sequence ATGACCACCTCGTTCCCGGTAACCACCGGCCAGCGCGTTCGCCTTGCCTCTGCCCTGGCGGGATGCCTTGCACTGGCGCTGACCCTGGGGAGCCCCGTCCGGGCGGCCGACGATCCGGTGCTGGCCAAGGTCAATGGTGCGGAGATCAAGAAGAGCGATGTGACGCTGGCTGAGGAAGAACTCGGACCGAGCCTGGCGCAGATGGATCCGGCTACCAAGGACGAGAACGTCCTGGCCTTCCTGATCGACATGAAGATCGTCGCCAAGGCCGCAGAGGACAAGAAGATCGCCGACGGCGAGGAGTTCAAGAAGCGCCTGGCGTTCGCCCGCAACCGCCTGCTGATGGACAGCCTGCTGGCCCAGGAAGGCAAGGCGGCGACCAACGACGACGCCATGAAGAAGGTCTATGAAGAGGCTTCCAAGCAGATCACCGGCGAACAGGAGGTGCGCGCCCGCCACATCCTGGTCGAGACCGAGGACGAGGCCAAGGCGGTGAAGGCGGAGCTCGACAAGGGCGCTGATTTCGCCGAGCTCGCCAAGAAGAAGTCCAAGGATCCGGGCTCCGCCGACGGCGGCGACCTCGGCTTCTTCACCAAGGAGCAGATGGTGCCGGAATTCTCGGCGGTGGCGTTCACGCTCGAGCCGGGCAAGATCTCCGACCCCGTGAAGTCGCAGTTCGGCTGGCACATCATCAAGGTCGAGGAAAAGCGCGCCCGAAAGGCGCCGGACTTCGAGCAGGTCAAGGCCCAGATCGAGAATTACGTCACCCGCAAGGCCCAGGCCGACTACGTCGCCAAGCTGCGCACCGAGGCCAAGGTCGAGCGTCTCGACAAGCCGGCCGCGGATGCGGCCAAGCCGGACGCCGCCAAGCCGCCGGCCGACAACAAGATGGCGCCGCCCGCGAAGAAGTAA
- a CDS encoding TadE/TadG family type IV pilus assembly protein, whose protein sequence is MRPVRSTFSRFIRDRRGNISVVFALACVPLITTVGCAVDYSRATQIRAKLQAAADAASVGSIAKASPAFIAAGSMTSDGPITVGVTDATKIFDGNRDNQTGYTLISVTPTVVKSGSTITSTVTYSASINTMFLSVIGKSTLTMSGTSTSTANMPLYIDFYLLLDNSPSMGVAATPTDVTTLVNATTGNSFKPNDQCAFACHDYNDSNNYYNLAKTLGVTTRIDVLRSATQSLMDTAGATQTYSNQFRMAIYDFGASSATIGLRALFSLSSSLTSAKTAAGNIDLMGVYGNNDSYTKDMDTPFSTVFPALNTAISAPGAGTSTAPLKYVFFVSDGLADENNSGCLKPIKTVGSMSRCQSPINPALCTTLKDRGIKVAVLYTTYLKLPTNSWYMSWIDPFNQGPFGPSPNSEVAQNMQSCASPGLYFEVSPTQGISDAMNALFKKAVADARISS, encoded by the coding sequence ATGCGCCCTGTGCGAAGCACCTTCAGCCGGTTCATCCGCGACCGGCGCGGTAACATCTCGGTCGTTTTTGCGCTCGCCTGCGTCCCGCTGATCACGACAGTGGGCTGTGCGGTCGATTATTCCCGTGCGACGCAGATCCGCGCCAAACTCCAGGCCGCCGCGGACGCCGCGAGCGTCGGATCGATCGCCAAGGCCTCGCCCGCTTTCATCGCGGCGGGCTCGATGACGTCGGATGGCCCGATCACGGTCGGCGTCACCGACGCGACCAAGATATTCGACGGCAATCGCGACAACCAGACCGGCTACACGCTCATCAGCGTCACCCCGACCGTGGTCAAGAGCGGCTCGACGATAACGTCCACGGTCACCTATTCCGCCAGCATCAACACCATGTTCCTCAGTGTGATCGGCAAGAGCACGCTGACGATGTCGGGCACGTCGACCTCGACGGCCAACATGCCGCTCTATATCGATTTCTATCTGCTGCTCGACAATTCGCCGTCGATGGGCGTGGCGGCGACGCCGACGGACGTGACGACCCTGGTCAACGCAACGACGGGCAACAGCTTCAAGCCCAACGACCAGTGCGCCTTCGCTTGTCACGACTACAACGACTCCAACAACTACTACAATCTCGCCAAGACGCTCGGCGTGACCACGCGGATCGACGTGCTGCGCAGCGCCACGCAATCGCTGATGGACACGGCGGGGGCGACCCAGACCTATTCGAATCAGTTCCGCATGGCGATCTATGATTTCGGTGCATCGTCCGCGACGATCGGTCTGCGCGCGCTGTTTTCGCTGTCTTCCAGCCTGACGAGCGCCAAGACGGCGGCCGGAAACATCGACCTGATGGGCGTCTACGGCAACAACGATTCCTACACGAAGGACATGGACACCCCGTTCAGCACGGTGTTTCCCGCGCTCAACACTGCGATCAGCGCGCCGGGTGCGGGGACGTCGACGGCACCGCTGAAGTATGTGTTCTTCGTCTCCGACGGCCTGGCGGATGAAAACAATTCCGGATGTCTCAAGCCGATCAAGACGGTGGGCAGCATGTCGCGCTGCCAGTCGCCGATCAATCCCGCGCTTTGCACCACGCTGAAGGACCGCGGCATCAAGGTCGCCGTGCTCTACACCACCTATCTGAAGCTTCCGACCAACAGCTGGTACATGAGCTGGATTGATCCGTTCAATCAGGGGCCGTTCGGCCCGTCCCCAAACAGCGAGGTCGCGCAGAACATGCAGAGCTGTGCCTCGCCCGGCCTCTATTTCGAGGTGAGCCCGACCCAGGGCATCTCGGACGCCATGAACGCGCTGTTCAAGAAGGCCGTCGCCGACGCCCGGATTTCGAGCTGA
- a CDS encoding amidase: MSVALPTPTQLRAVAEQCGLSLTDEDVASFRGLMQGSIDAYNLVAAMPDEVPEVKYPRTPGYRPSPEENPRNAWYRKSTVKGAASGKLKGKTVALKDNIMLAGVPMTNGSSTLEGYVPDFDATIVTRMLDAGAEIVGKTHCEHFCLSGGSHTGSYGPVHNPHKMGYSAGGSSSGSGVVVALGEVDMAIGGDQGGSIRMPSSFCGTYGMKPTWGLVPYTGIMPIEIYVDHTGPMTATVADNALLLEVIAGDDGYDPRIKSPKVEDYTKALGAGVKGMKIGILKEGFEQPNAEAAVNESVREAAKRFRDLGATVETVSIPMHLMGPAIWTPIGTEGLTQTMMFGDGYGLSRGDLYSTSLMDFHRGWRRQADSLSETTKLFMMLGTYINNNFGPRFYGKALNISRRLTAAYDKAFGDYDLLLLPTTPMKATKLPEPTASREEYVARALEMISNTAPFDITHHPAMSLPCGMVDGLPVGLMLVGRMFEESTIYRAAHAFEQIGDWKKM, from the coding sequence GTGTCAGTTGCCCTTCCCACGCCAACCCAACTTCGCGCAGTCGCCGAGCAGTGCGGCTTGTCGCTGACCGATGAAGACGTCGCCTCGTTCCGCGGCCTGATGCAGGGCTCGATCGACGCCTACAATCTCGTCGCCGCGATGCCCGATGAGGTGCCGGAGGTGAAATATCCGCGCACGCCCGGCTACCGGCCTTCGCCGGAAGAGAACCCGCGCAACGCCTGGTACCGCAAGTCGACCGTGAAGGGTGCGGCGAGCGGCAAGCTCAAGGGCAAGACCGTCGCTCTGAAGGACAACATCATGCTGGCCGGCGTGCCCATGACCAACGGCTCGTCGACGCTGGAAGGCTATGTGCCCGATTTCGACGCCACCATCGTCACGCGCATGCTGGATGCCGGCGCCGAGATCGTCGGAAAAACCCATTGCGAGCACTTTTGCCTGTCCGGCGGCAGCCACACCGGCTCTTACGGGCCGGTGCACAATCCGCACAAGATGGGCTATTCGGCCGGCGGCTCCTCGTCGGGCTCGGGCGTCGTCGTCGCGCTCGGCGAGGTCGACATGGCCATCGGCGGCGACCAGGGCGGTTCGATCCGCATGCCGTCGTCGTTCTGCGGCACCTACGGCATGAAGCCGACCTGGGGCCTCGTCCCCTATACCGGCATCATGCCCATCGAGATCTATGTCGACCACACCGGCCCGATGACGGCGACGGTCGCCGACAACGCGCTGCTGCTGGAAGTGATCGCCGGCGACGACGGCTACGATCCCCGCATCAAGTCGCCGAAGGTCGAGGACTACACCAAGGCGTTGGGGGCCGGCGTCAAGGGCATGAAGATCGGAATCCTCAAGGAAGGCTTTGAGCAGCCGAACGCGGAGGCCGCCGTCAACGAAAGCGTCCGTGAGGCTGCCAAGCGCTTCAGGGATCTCGGCGCAACCGTCGAGACGGTGTCGATCCCGATGCATCTGATGGGTCCGGCGATCTGGACCCCGATCGGCACCGAAGGTCTGACCCAGACCATGATGTTCGGCGACGGCTACGGCCTCAGCCGCGGTGACCTCTATTCGACGTCGCTGATGGATTTTCATCGCGGCTGGCGCCGCCAGGCCGATTCTCTGTCCGAGACCACGAAACTGTTCATGATGCTCGGCACCTACATCAACAACAATTTCGGCCCGCGCTTCTATGGCAAGGCGCTCAACATCTCGCGGCGGCTCACCGCCGCCTATGACAAGGCGTTCGGGGATTACGACCTCCTCCTGCTGCCGACGACGCCGATGAAGGCGACCAAGCTGCCGGAGCCCACCGCGAGTCGCGAGGAATACGTCGCCCGCGCGCTCGAGATGATCTCCAACACCGCGCCGTTCGACATCACGCATCATCCGGCGATGTCGCTGCCTTGCGGCATGGTCGACGGGCTGCCCGTCGGCCTGATGCTGGTCGGCCGCATGTTCGAGGAATCGACGATCTATCGCGCAGCGCATGCCTTCGAGCAGATCGGCGACTGGAAGAAGATGTGA
- a CDS encoding substrate-binding domain-containing protein has protein sequence MRSTVNFPARGGPTFPPSLLLRNLSSPAADCGLSPDDSVFFRRRGASSKLRIGGFICCSGSPGVWGPCATSSAQLAVAEINKRGGILGREIELSIYDAGGPLDDILQLAEQAIAFDEVDLIVGLHTSAVRVALRKVTTRNRIPYIYTPVYEGGEQTPGVMAIGETPRWQSRPSIHWLADVKKASRWYLIGSDYVWPWQSHRAVKRYINETGGQVVGEEFVPLGEDNHEPHLARIRAAKPDVVLISLIGTDSITFNRAFGECGLGASTLRLAGAMDETVLLGIGADNSENLFCASGYFPGVGSRANDDFQSRYSAMFGLNAPPIGSLGQSSYEGLCFLEAVAKKAGTLSMGPMLAAARNVVYSGARGPVTVRNGHARMPMYLAEADGLDFKLIKTV, from the coding sequence GTGCGCTCGACGGTAAACTTCCCGGCTCGCGGCGGGCCCACATTTCCGCCGTCCCTGCTGCTGAGGAATCTGTCGTCGCCGGCGGCCGATTGCGGGTTGTCGCCCGACGATAGCGTCTTCTTCAGGCGGCGCGGCGCCAGCAGCAAGCTCAGGATCGGAGGCTTCATCTGCTGCTCCGGTTCGCCCGGGGTCTGGGGTCCGTGCGCGACCAGCAGTGCGCAGCTCGCGGTAGCCGAGATCAACAAGCGCGGCGGCATCCTCGGACGCGAGATCGAGTTGTCGATCTACGACGCAGGCGGGCCGCTCGACGATATCCTGCAGCTCGCCGAGCAGGCGATCGCGTTCGACGAGGTCGATCTCATCGTCGGCTTGCACACCAGCGCGGTCCGAGTCGCCCTGCGCAAGGTCACCACCCGTAACCGCATTCCCTACATCTATACGCCCGTCTATGAAGGCGGCGAGCAGACCCCGGGCGTGATGGCGATTGGCGAGACGCCGCGCTGGCAGAGCCGGCCGTCGATCCACTGGCTGGCGGACGTCAAGAAGGCATCGCGCTGGTATCTGATCGGTAGCGACTATGTGTGGCCGTGGCAGTCGCATCGTGCCGTGAAGCGATACATCAACGAGACCGGCGGGCAGGTGGTCGGCGAAGAGTTCGTCCCGCTCGGCGAGGACAATCACGAGCCGCATTTGGCGCGCATTCGTGCCGCAAAGCCCGACGTGGTGCTGATCTCGCTGATCGGGACCGACAGCATCACCTTCAACCGCGCGTTCGGCGAATGCGGCCTCGGTGCCAGCACGCTGCGCCTGGCCGGTGCGATGGACGAGACCGTGCTGCTCGGCATCGGCGCCGACAACAGCGAGAACCTGTTCTGCGCCTCCGGCTACTTTCCCGGGGTCGGCTCGCGGGCCAATGACGACTTCCAGAGCCGCTACAGCGCGATGTTCGGTCTCAACGCTCCGCCGATCGGTTCGCTCGGCCAATCCAGCTATGAAGGGCTGTGCTTTCTCGAGGCGGTGGCCAAAAAGGCCGGCACGCTGTCGATGGGGCCGATGCTCGCTGCAGCGCGCAACGTCGTCTACAGCGGCGCGCGCGGACCCGTCACCGTCCGCAACGGCCATGCCCGGATGCCGATGTACCTCGCCGAGGCCGACGGTCTCGACTTCAAGCTGATCAAGACCGTCTGA
- a CDS encoding (deoxy)nucleoside triphosphate pyrophosphohydrolase: MADLKLTLVVACALIDADKRVLIAQRPEGKSMAGLWEFPGGKVEPGERPEQTLIRELHEELGISVAEPCLAPLTFASHGYDNFHLLMPLYVCRRWEGFAVAREGQALAWVRANKLRDYPMPPADIPLIPHLIDLLM, from the coding sequence ATGGCCGATCTCAAACTGACACTGGTGGTGGCCTGCGCCCTGATCGATGCGGACAAGCGCGTCCTGATCGCACAGCGGCCCGAAGGCAAGTCGATGGCGGGCCTCTGGGAGTTTCCCGGCGGCAAGGTCGAGCCGGGCGAACGGCCGGAACAGACGTTGATTCGCGAGCTGCACGAGGAGCTCGGCATTTCCGTCGCCGAGCCCTGCCTCGCGCCGCTGACCTTCGCAAGCCACGGCTATGACAACTTCCACCTCTTGATGCCGCTCTATGTCTGCCGCCGCTGGGAGGGATTTGCGGTCGCCCGCGAGGGACAGGCGCTGGCCTGGGTCCGCGCCAACAAGCTGCGCGACTATCCGATGCCGCCGGCGGACATCCCGCTGATCCCGCATTTGATTGATTTGTTGATGTGA
- a CDS encoding methyltransferase domain-containing protein, which yields MAQNPQTPPILFDRALLHARQRRARAQGEVAFLLDRVNEDMTDRLAAVMRDFHAAADLWTPGEGLSALRARLPSVQRVELDATGDEKLPFASESLDLIASALALQFVNDLPGVLAQIRRALRPDGLLLAAMIGGDSLTELRQAFAAAEAECEGGVSPRVAPFADLRDIGALLQRAGFALPVTDVDRVVVRYASAFALMQDLRSMGAANVLVERRRMPTRRRTLLRMAEIYAERFADPDGRIRTTFDIVWLSGWAPHASQQQPLKPGSAKASLAEAVKKAGKS from the coding sequence ATGGCGCAAAACCCGCAAACTCCGCCCATCCTGTTCGATCGCGCGCTGCTGCATGCGCGGCAACGCCGCGCGCGGGCGCAAGGCGAGGTCGCTTTCCTGCTGGATCGCGTGAACGAGGACATGACGGATCGACTTGCCGCGGTGATGCGCGATTTTCACGCCGCGGCCGACCTCTGGACGCCGGGCGAGGGCTTGTCGGCGCTGCGCGCGCGTCTGCCGTCGGTTCAACGGGTCGAGCTCGATGCGACCGGCGATGAGAAGCTGCCCTTCGCATCCGAAAGCCTCGATCTCATTGCGTCGGCGCTGGCGCTGCAATTCGTCAACGACCTGCCGGGCGTGCTCGCGCAAATCCGGCGCGCGCTGAGGCCGGATGGTTTGCTGCTCGCGGCGATGATCGGCGGCGACAGTTTGACGGAGCTGCGGCAGGCCTTTGCCGCTGCGGAGGCCGAATGCGAGGGCGGCGTGTCGCCGCGCGTGGCGCCGTTCGCGGATCTGCGCGACATCGGCGCGCTGTTGCAGCGGGCGGGCTTTGCGCTGCCGGTTACCGATGTCGACCGCGTCGTGGTGCGTTACGCAAGCGCTTTTGCCCTGATGCAGGATCTGCGCAGCATGGGCGCGGCCAACGTGCTGGTGGAGCGCCGGCGCATGCCGACGCGGCGGCGGACCTTGCTGCGCATGGCGGAAATCTATGCGGAGCGCTTTGCCGATCCCGACGGCCGCATCCGCACCACCTTCGACATCGTCTGGCTGTCCGGCTGGGCCCCGCATGCGAGCCAGCAGCAACCGCTGAAGCCCGGCTCGGCGAAAGCGAGTCTGGCGGAGGCGGTGAAGAAGGCGGGGAAGAGTTGA
- the argJ gene encoding bifunctional glutamate N-acetyltransferase/amino-acid acetyltransferase ArgJ codes for MSSTVSPLAPQNVPDMPEIAGIRLATAEAGIRYKNRTDVLLAVMDKGTAVAGVFTKSKCPSAPVEWCRAKLKGGKARALVVNSGNANAFTGKTGRQSTALTAAIAAKAVGCSANEIFLASTGVIGEPLDATKFDGVLGRLADGTEPGDYLAAAKAIMTTDTFPKVATATVKLGKAKVTINGMAKGAGMIAPDMATMLSFIFTDAPIAPAALQALLKSGVEDTFNAVTIDGDTSTSDTLLAFATGAATANGAPKISRASDPRLKAFTKAFREVLADLSEQVARDGEGARKLVEITVEGATTKASARKIAMSIANSPLVKTAIAGEDANWGRVVMAVGKAGEPANRDKLSIAFNGIRVAKSGARDPSYDEAQVSEAMKAPKIAIKVSLGLGKGRDRVLTCDLTKEYVAINGDYRS; via the coding sequence ATGTCCTCCACCGTCTCCCCGCTCGCCCCGCAGAACGTTCCCGACATGCCCGAAATCGCGGGCATCAGGCTGGCCACGGCCGAAGCCGGCATCCGCTACAAGAACCGCACCGACGTGCTGCTCGCGGTGATGGACAAGGGCACCGCGGTCGCCGGCGTCTTCACCAAGTCGAAATGCCCCTCCGCGCCGGTCGAATGGTGCCGCGCCAAATTGAAGGGCGGCAAGGCGCGCGCGCTCGTCGTCAATTCCGGCAACGCCAATGCCTTCACCGGCAAGACCGGCCGCCAATCCACCGCGCTCACCGCCGCGATCGCCGCCAAGGCCGTCGGTTGCAGCGCCAACGAGATTTTTCTGGCCTCGACCGGCGTGATCGGCGAGCCCTTGGATGCGACCAAGTTCGACGGCGTGCTCGGACGGTTGGCCGATGGCACTGAGCCCGGCGATTACCTGGCTGCGGCCAAGGCGATCATGACCACCGACACCTTCCCCAAGGTCGCGACCGCGACGGTGAAGCTCGGCAAGGCCAAGGTCACCATCAACGGCATGGCCAAGGGCGCCGGCATGATCGCGCCCGACATGGCGACGATGTTGTCTTTCATCTTCACCGACGCACCGATTGCGCCCGCGGCCTTGCAGGCACTGCTCAAGAGCGGCGTCGAGGACACGTTCAACGCCGTGACCATCGACGGCGACACCTCGACCTCGGACACGCTGCTGGCCTTCGCGACCGGCGCGGCAACCGCAAACGGCGCGCCAAAAATCAGCCGCGCCAGCGATCCGCGCCTGAAGGCGTTCACAAAGGCATTCCGCGAGGTGCTGGCCGATCTCTCCGAGCAGGTCGCACGCGACGGCGAAGGCGCGCGCAAGCTGGTCGAGATCACCGTGGAGGGCGCGACGACGAAGGCCTCCGCGCGGAAAATCGCGATGTCGATCGCGAACTCGCCGCTGGTGAAGACCGCGATCGCGGGTGAGGACGCCAATTGGGGCCGCGTGGTGATGGCCGTCGGCAAAGCCGGCGAGCCCGCCAATCGCGACAAGCTGTCGATTGCGTTCAACGGCATCCGCGTCGCCAAGAGCGGCGCGCGCGACCCGTCCTATGACGAGGCCCAGGTGTCGGAGGCGATGAAGGCGCCGAAGATCGCGATCAAGGTCTCGCTAGGCCTTGGCAAGGGCCGCGACCGCGTGCTGACCTGCGATCTCACCAAGGAATATGTCGCGATCAACGGCGATTATCGGTCGTAG
- a CDS encoding MarR family winged helix-turn-helix transcriptional regulator, protein MAKPPKDNSPITEHLAYLLAQANREINRQLESRLSKEGVPVEQWRILKVLSDGNGHSMGELADAVLLNHPTLTKMIDRMVSDALVYRLQDPKDRRKVLMFVSDRGKALSKRLNSLAVSQEEHILESYGDKSTNELKRLLESLIDSSN, encoded by the coding sequence GTGGCCAAACCGCCGAAAGACAATTCCCCGATCACCGAGCATCTCGCCTACCTGCTGGCGCAGGCCAACCGGGAGATCAACCGCCAGTTGGAATCGCGGCTGAGCAAGGAGGGCGTGCCGGTCGAGCAATGGCGCATCCTGAAAGTCCTCTCCGACGGCAACGGCCACTCGATGGGGGAGCTGGCGGACGCCGTGCTGCTCAATCATCCGACCCTGACCAAGATGATCGACCGCATGGTGTCGGACGCGCTGGTCTATCGCCTGCAGGATCCGAAGGACCGCCGCAAGGTGCTGATGTTCGTCTCTGACCGCGGCAAGGCGCTCAGCAAGCGGCTCAACTCGCTTGCGGTCAGCCAGGAGGAGCACATCCTCGAAAGCTACGGCGACAAGTCGACGAACGAATTGAAGCGGCTGTTGGAGAGCCTGATCGACAGCTCGAATTGA